One stretch of Pirellulales bacterium DNA includes these proteins:
- a CDS encoding RNA-binding protein — MGKRLYVGNLSYSITNASLEELFSQFGAVQSAEVVQDRDTGRSKGFGFVEMADDNGAQEAIRGLNEKDIDGRPLTVNEARPREPRGGGGGGGGGRGGYRGGGGGGYGRR, encoded by the coding sequence GTGGGTAAGAGATTGTACGTGGGGAATTTGAGCTACAGCATCACCAATGCCAGTTTGGAAGAGCTGTTCTCGCAATTTGGCGCAGTGCAAAGCGCCGAAGTAGTTCAAGATCGGGATACGGGGCGAAGCAAGGGATTCGGCTTCGTCGAGATGGCCGACGACAACGGCGCTCAAGAGGCAATTCGTGGATTGAACGAAAAGGATATCGACGGCCGTCCTTTGACCGTGAACGAAGCCCGCCCGCGCGAGCCTCGAGGCGGTGGCGGCGGCGGCGGCGGCGGTCGCGGCGGATACCGGGGCGGTGGCGGCGGCGGTTACGGTCGGCGCTAG